AAATATAAGGTCCTGAAATGTCACAAAAAATGTGGGGCGACAAAGAAACCCAATTCTTTTACCAATTAGGCCCTGATCAAATACTAGATGCCATAGATAATCTAGGTCTAGAGACAACAGGTAGAACAATGGTCATGAATTCGATGGAAAATCGTGTTTATGAAATTGAGATTTATAGTAATTCGGATAATATTTCAGAACATTCTGTGATCGCTAAATTTTATAGACCTGGAAGATGGTCAAAAGAACAAATTTTAGATGAGCATAAGTTTCTTCAAGAGTTAGATGAAGAAGAGATTCCCGTCATTGCTCCAATGAGTTTTAATGGAGAGACTTTATTTCTCGATGAAAATTCAGGTCTTTACTACTGTGTTTTTCCTAAAAAAGGAGGAAGAGCACCTGATGAGATGAATATTGATGATCTTGAGATTCTTGGAAGAACTTTAGCACGACTTCACAATATTGGGGCCTCCAAGAAAGCCGAGCACAGACTCGAAATAACACCTCAAAACTACGGATTGAAAAACCTTGAGTATCTTCTGGATAAGAAAGTCATTCCACCTCATTTAGAGCAGAGCTATAAGTCACTGGTTGAAAAGATTTGCGCAATTAGTTCTCCACTTTTTAAGAAAGATAAATTTATTCGCCTTCATGGCGATTGTCATATTGGAAATATAATTAGAAGAGACGAAACAGCTCTTCATCTGATAGACTTCGATGACATGGTCATGGGGCCTGAAGTTCAAGATATATGGCTGGCCATTCCAGGAATTGACAATGAAGCCAGACAAGATAGAGAGATTCTACTTGAGGCCTATGAAACAATGAGACCATTCGCTAGAGAACAATTAAAACTTATAGAACCGTTAAGAACTCTTCGTTTCATTCACTTCAGTACTTGGATCTCCAAAAGATGGGAAGACCCAGCATTTAAGTTACATTTCCCACAGTTTGCTGAACATCATTACTGGGATATTCAAATTCAAGACCTAACAAACCAATTGAGAATCATTGAACAATCATTAGCTGAAACCCCATACTACTGATCTAGCTCTACGATATCCTTAAGCTCAACAGAGCTAGCAGATTCATCTAGTTCAATAACAGCTAAAGTGCCACTGATATGGACTTCATTAGAAAAATTTTGTTCTAAACCTAAGCTATTCATCAAAGTATCTAGTAGCTCTCTTTGATGATCTTCTTTAGAAGTCTCTCTCATTGAAATACAACCTGATGTTGTGACATGAGGGTAATGACTACTTAAAAAATTCTTATTTTTAAGTCCTGTTCCATGAATCCTAAGCAAGGATCTTCCTCGCGCTTGCGCAATAATCGCCTCTTTCCAAAAATGATGCTCAAGAAGTAATTCATCAAATTGCTCTTCGATAATCTCTCGATTAACAAACTCAAGCTTCAGTCTTCGATTATTGCCGAATAGTTTTTTTTCATTAGCTTCAGGCATAACAGAATCTACTTGGTAAATTCCACATGGAGTTTGACCATTAGAAACATAAAAAGGCTTATTCGCCCTTCCTTTACATAGTGCGGGAAGATTCCAATTTTTCTTTATACTGCCATCTGAGTTTAGCAGCACCATCTGACCAATATACTTTCTATCCCTCCTAAGGAAGAGAACGAGCTTAACCCCCTCTCTTTGCGCCATGAATTGTTTTAATGAACGCCAATGATTCCTTGAAAAATTAGAAAAGTTTGTGCTAAGTCCAGCAAAGTTCCAAACTTTAGAGAGATCTCGATCTATAGTAGCATCTAGAGTTATGTGAAATGCTTCTGAAAAGGCATGTTTATAGAAATAGATTAAATAAAGTTCACTAGCAGTAAAGGTCCCCTCTCTAAAAAAAGAGATTATTTTAACCTCACTTTCATTTCGATCCTTAATAGAATAGTTGTAAAGATTAGACAGTATATAAAAATGTAAAATATCCAGAGGAGAAGAAATAGAAGGCTCTATTTCTTTGAGATGGTACTTCATCTTTGAAGACTCCAAAATAGAGTTCCTCCAGTGTCCATTCCATATTTTATCTAATTCTTTATTTCTCATTTCTATAACCTTTGCTAAGCTTATTATTAACTAGGATGAGAAATGTTTAAAGTTTTAAAAGCAAATATTGGTGAACATTTACATAAAATTGTCGATTTTCAAGTTGCGATGGCAATGGAAACAGAGAATTTAGAGTTAGATAAAGAAACTGTTACAAGAGGAGTTACGGCAGTCTTCGAAGACTCTACGAAGGGAATATATTACGTGGCCCTTAATTCTAACCAAGAAATTATTGGCTCTCTTCTTACTGTAAATGAATGGAGTGATTGGCGCTGCAAAACCGTCAAATGGATACACTCAGTTTACATAATCAAAGAAATGCGCTCTCAAAAAGTCTTTAGAACAATGTATGAATACTTAAAGGATATTGTCGTAAAGGACGAAGACCTTGCAGGTCTTAGACTATATGTAGATAAATCCAACACGAAGGCCCAGAGTGTATATCATAAGATTGGTATGTCTAATGAACACTATGAGCTTTTCGAGTGGTTAAAGTAATTATTTCTTAACGTATACTTTCTTAATCATAATTGTTTCAGCAGGGAGGTCTGTGTGTGCTCCCTTAGGAGACTTTGCAGCTTTTTTGATTACATTAACAACACTCATTCCCTTAGTAACCTTACCAAAAACAGCATAACCAAACTCTCTTGGATCTGAGCTTCTGTGATCTAGAAAAGTATTATTATTAACATTGATAAAAAACTGACTAGTAGCTGAATTGACCGAAGAAGTTCTGGCCATTGCAATAGTGCCAGTAGAGTTACTAATTCTATTAGTTGCTTCATTCTTGATGGCAGGCATCGTCTTCTTTTCAACTAATTTTGAATCATATCCACCACCTTGAATCATAAAGTTATCAATAACTCTATGAAAAATAGTTCCTTCATAGAACTTGCTATCTACGTAGCTTAAAAAGTTCTTTGAAGAGATTGGCGCACTATCTTCGAATAGCTCAATTTCGATATTCCCTTTAGTCGTTTCCATTACTACAGTAGTACGTTTCTTAGCAGCAAATGTAGTAAGCGTTGTCATTGCAAGAATTAAGGCAATTAATACTTTCATCTTTATCCTTTAGTTAAATGGGTGATTATTTAAAAAGTTATTATATTTATCTTTATCCATTGGATCCTTACCTGCGATAGCAAGTTCCAAATACTTAGTTGAGTCATTCCCCCAAAAAAGTTCATCTTTATAGAAGAACGTTGGTACACCAAAAACTCCTCTATCGATAGCACCATTAACATTCGTTTTAAGAATCCTTCTAATATCTTTAGAAGTTGTCATTTCTAGCAGATCGGTACTAAAGCCTGCCTCTTCCAAAATAGACTTCAACTCAAACTCATCACTAATATCTTTTCCACTCCCCCAGCTTGCACTAAAAAGAGAGTCAATCATTTTAAATCTGTCACCTGGTTCATTAACTGCAAGAACAAGTCTTAGAGCATATAACGAATTGAATGGAAGAGACTTTGGGGCAACAAAGTCAATCTTGTTAACAGCACTATATCTCAAGCAATCTCGAAAGAGATAATTTCTCTTCGTTTCAATTTCGGCAGGGCCTTTCGTTTCATGTGAATGAATAATTTTTGCCATGGTCACAGGCACGAAGTTTAGCTCAATAGATAGACCATCAAGTAAGACCTTATTCTTCTTTAACCACTGAAATGCTAAGTAAGAATATGGAGATAAAAAGTCAAAATAAAAGTCCATGCTGTAACCTAGATGATATTCATTTAGTTCTTTATATAGTAGAGTAAAAAAGACTATGGTTAAGTTTATACATGTTCAATTTATTCGACTACTCATTTCAATCATTTTCTGTGTAGAAATTAATGATGCGTATGGATATGTTTCCAATCTCAGCGAAAAAGTCAGCGACAGAAGAATTGATTTAACTCAACATGTCGAGAAGATTCAAACTGACTCAAATGTATTATTTACAGAAGTTTATAATTCGGCAAAGAAGTTTCAAGTAAATAACAAAGCTGAGCTAAAGCAAGAATACACCAAATCTGCTCTTTGGGTGAAATTCACACTCTATAACGATACTGATAAAGAACTTAAAAGATACTTGTATCTAGACAGCACATTATCAGGAAAACTCGAACTATTTGTAATAAATGATAATGGGACGCTAGTTCATCAAGAACAAAACGGTAATTCAGTAAGCTATGCATTTAGAAAAGTAAAATCTTTAGTTCCTGCTTTTTATTTATCAATCCTCCCTAATGAAAAATTAACATATTACATAAAAAGAACCTCTAAACATAGATTAGATACTAAAATTTTCCTAGCAGATGAGGAAACCTTTAAAAAGGAAGATGATAGTAAGAAGCTATTTCTTTACTTCTACTTTGGAGCGGTTTTAGCAATCGCTTTATACAACTTGCTCATATGGTTTTTTACTAAAGATATTATTTATCTTCTATATTTCTTTCTTTGCGTAGGTATCTCATCATTAGTTCTTAATCTGAATGGAGCTCTAGATTACTTTTTCATGCCCAAGAACTTCAACTTTTCAAAATATGTTCTTCTATCATCAGCATTGGCAATATTGTTTACTTCAATTTTCTCTCTCAATTTTTTAAAAATTAAACACAATCTCCCCACGGCACTACGCTATTATAAATTCGCATTTATTTTCATACTCCTGCATATTTCAATTGTCTTCACACCTTTTTTTACAAAGTATTCTAATATTCTTGGAATAACAATTGACTTAACTTTAGCCTTAACACTTCTTCTTATCTTAGTTACAACCCTTCTATGTCTAAAGAAAAAAGTTATCATGGCCAAGTTCTATCTAGGCTCATTTATTTTTATATTTATAGGTGCTGGAATTTGGTTTTCTATGAACCTAGGACTTCTACCTGTAAATATATTTACAAAAAACTCTCTACTAATAGGCAACCTTTTAGAGGTCATCATAATTGCCCTAGGTCTAGCTTATAAAATTGCTTATATTGATAAAATTAACGACAAAGTTAAGCAAGAGTCAGTTCTACATCAAAAATTTCTAAGACTGTCTCGAGTTTTATCTCATGACATATCAAACTCCCTCTTTGTTATAACTGGGTTTAGTCGAAAAATTAAAAGAGATCCGAATCTTGTTAACAAGATCGAAACTTGGGAAAAAATAGATAGGGCTTCACAAAATATAAGTAATATTTTACACAACGTTAGAGCTGAGTTAATTGAGAATGAGAAAAGTCCAATAAATTTATCAGATGTAAATGTATATAAAACCATTGAAGACTCTAGATTTATATTTCAAGATAAGTTGAGCGAAAAGTCTATCTCCTTAGAAAATAATATAGATCCTGCATTCGAGGTTTATAGTGAGCCTACTATATTATTAAATCACATTATAAATAACCTAATGTCTAACTCCATCAAATTCTCTTACGAAAATTCTAAAATTTTATTTTCTTCTTACGAGACAAACTCAACAAAATCAATAGTAGTCTCAGATAGCGGTATTGGGATATCTAAAGAAAATATTAACAACTTTTTAAGATATAAATCTATTAATACAACACCTGGAACAAGTGGCGAAGAAGGAACGGGAAATGGATTAAGATTAATATCCAACTACATGGGACGCTTTGGAGGACATATTGAAATCGAATCTCAAGAAAAACATGAGAAAACTAACTCTTCCGGAACAAAAATAACTCTAACCTTTCCAAGCTTGAGTTAATTGCTCAATTCAAAAATTCTAAAAATAACTAGCATATTTACGATAAGACTTTAAAATATATTGAACCTTAAAAAGTGAATAGGAATCCCATGGCGTACACTCCTTTACGAATCAGAACTGTAAAACCAAGTCGAGAACTAACTTTCGATTTATTTATATTTTTCAAAGATCAATATATTATTTATGCAAATAGAGGCAGCGAAATCGAAGAAGAGAAATATGGAAAATTAAAAAAGCAAAAGATTGCAAAGTTCTATATTGATGAATCTGATGAGATGAACTATCAAAAGTTTTTGGATGCCTTATTAAATGAAACAATGAACTCTGAAACAGCTACGACCGAAGAGAAAGTAAACCTAGTAGAGGGAGTTTGTGGGACAGCTGTTGAGCGTATGCAAAAAGACCCTGAAAGTGAGACTTCTTACAAAATGACTGAGAACGCGGCAAGAAGTCTTAGACAGTGTATTAGTGATAACCCAGAAGCCCTTAAAGAGATTTTTGGCAAAAAGGTTGAAGAGGAAGACCTCTTAATTAAACATTCATTAAACGTAAGTGCACTTTCAATGAAGCTTGGTCAAAAAATGAACCTTAGTGAAGAAGAACTTGATGAAATTGCTGTTGCTGGACTACTTCATGATATCGGTCTCATGCAAATGGACCAAGAGGCCAGGGACTTATTCAAAAAGAATAGAAAGGATCTAAAGCCTGATGAAAGACTTCTCTATGGAGCCCATGTAAAAGACTGCATGGCCGTACTCGCTGAAAAGCCATATGTGAATAAGAAGACCATGAATCTGATTTTAAACCATGAGGAAGTGAAGTCTGGAGATGGACCGAATAAGAAAACACAACTTTCTCAAAGTGAATACATTCTCTCACTTGTTAATATTTATGACAAAATGTGTATCACTACAGAGATGACACCTAAAGAAGTAATAAAAGAAATTCTTATAGAAGAACTTGGAAATTTCGAGCTTGATTTATTAAATAAATTTAAAGGTGTTCTAACTGAGGAAGGTCTTCTTGACCTCTAAGTTTCTAATCATCTTAACGGTACTATTTTTTTCTTGTTCTAAGAAAGTCTATACATTAGACGAATGTGAAGAACTATCTATGAAAAAATTCAAGGGTTATCAAAGAGAGTCACATCTATTTGACAATAATTGCCAAGCTATGGATATTCACTATACTCAGCAAAGATGCCAGAAGTCTTTAAAAGCGCTAATTTTAGGTACAACTATGGCCCAATTAAAGGCAACTCAAGGGCCTTTAATTGAACAATGTTTTACTGAAAATGATATCAAGAACTTTTCAAAATAATTAAACAATCACTCTAAAACTATCGAGGCGAAGCTCAGCAATAGAAAGAATTTTCTGAAGTTCTTCTCGTTGCATTCTTACCCATTCAATCTCTTCATCACGTATTGAAGGATTAACTTTCTTTAAGTAAGTCAGTCTCTCTTCTTGTTCATTCAACTGATTAAGCATATTTTCTTCAAATCGTGCTTTTATAGTCAGCGACTTACTCTTAGCAAGCTCCCCTGCTTTGGAAATAACCTTTAGAACACCGTCCTTAGGGAACTTCGTAACTCTCAGGATATTTTCTCGTGAAGCCGTTTCAATTTTGCTATCAAGCATTTCTTTTGGCCACTTTTCGCTAAAGTCTTCTCCTTTAGTATCAAGTAGGACTCTAATTATTGTTGGAGGAAAGAATTTAGATGACTCTAACTCTTGATTATGAACTGTTTCTAAAACATAGAAGCACTCAAAGAATCCTTTCGAACCTTTTGAAATCTTTCTTTGTGCTACACTTACCGAACCTAAACCTTCACTAAGAATAAGATCACTAATACCTTGAACTAGTGGATGATCCCAATTTAAAAAGCCAAATTCCTCTCTTTCAAGAGCAATTTGCCTATTAAAAGTAAACGTCTGTCCATCTTTATTAAGGCCTGGAAAGTGAGGAAGAAGCATATTATCCGTTGGACGAACAAAGAGAACATCTTCACCAAGGTCTTCAGAATCAACTCCAAGGTGATGAAAAACAATGTCAAGAAACTCTCTTAGTTCTTTAGAGTTATCAATAGCTCTTATTTCTTTTCTTAAACTAAGAGCAACATCTTCTTTATAAGAGTTTTTCTCTATAAGGATATCTCTTCCATCTTCAAGTTCTTTCATTACAATCTCATACTCTTTCTTAGTATCTGAGATTAATTCTTCTATTGTTTCACTACTAAGGGCTTCAACTCTTTCTCTAAACTTGCGATACAACGTACCTCCACACTTAGCAGAAAGAGAAAAGGCGCTAAAGCCTTCGTTATACCATCTAAAAAGATGGTGCTCTGGTGAGTCCTTAACAAGTGGAACATGTATTTGGATATCTCTTTTTTGACCGATTCGATCAAGTCGACCAATTCGTTGCTCTAGATAATCTGGATTAGAAGGGAGATCGAAGAGTACTAAGTGAGAGGCAAATTCGAAATTTCTCCCCTCCGAACCAATCTCTGTACATAACAAGATTTGAGCCCCCTCAGCATCTGCAAAGAAAGCGGCCTGTCTATCTCTTGCCATTAAAGATAAGTCAGAGTGAAATACAGCTGTAGAAATATTAACAGCATTCTCTCTTATAAACGTCTCTAGTGCGAGAACCTTTGCCTTTGACTTACAAATAAGTAAGGCCTTATTACCATTTAATCTCTGAAGCTCTTCTAATAGCCAAAATGCTTTTGATCTGAAAACGTTAACGTCGTAATTATCAGTCTTGGCATCTAATTCAATAATATCTTCTTTTAGAATTCTTTTAGGAAAAAAGTCGAAGACTTCCTTCATTTTTTCTCTTGTGTTACGAATATAAATCCGACCTGTTCCATGTCTATCAAGAAGCTGCGAAATGATTGTATCTTTATCTAAGCTTGCATCAATATCTATATCACCTAACATTTCCTTATCATCAATATCAAGAGCAACACCAGACTCAAGCTTTTTTACAATTCCAGCAAAGTGCTCAAAACTTTCATGCTCTTTAATAAATTTTTCATAAGAGAAAAACCTATCCGCATCTAAGAGCTTTAAGCGACTAAAGTGTCCTTGTAACCCTAACTGCTCAGGAGTTGCTGTTAAAAGAAGTAGGCCAGGTGTTCTAGCTGCAACCTTCTCGACAACTTGATATTCAATTGAAGCTTCTTGTTCACTCCATTTTAAGTGATGGGCTTCATCAACAACTAAAACATCAAACTCAGCTTGATCAAGTAGTTCTCGAGCTGTTTGCGCTCCTTTCAGTAATCCCGTAGATACAATCATAATTTCATTGTCTATGAAAGGATTAGTACCTTCTTCTAAAGTAGTTTCTTGATTAATCACGGTAAAAGATAGAGCAAACTTTCTATGAAGCTCAATAAACCACTGATAAACAAGTGAATCAGGAACCATAATTAGAATTCTATTGGCCCTCTTAGACGTTAAAAGCTGATGAATAATCATCCCAGCTTCAATCGTTTTACCAAGCCCAACCTCATCGGCCAGAAGAACACGAGGAATGGGCCTATTATAAACTTCTTTGGCCACATATAGCTGATGAGGAATCAAGCTAACTCTTGGACCTAGAAGTCCTTTAACATTTAAGCAACTATAATCATTTCTATGAATTAAAGTGTCGTATCTTAACTGAAAGTGATCTAGCGGAGATACTAGTCCATTAAAAAGCTTATCTTGTGGCTTATTAAACGTCATCAAATCAGAAATATCTAATTCTGAAATAATCTGCTCTCCACAAAGGTAGAATGCCAAACCATTTTCTTGCTGAACTTTATCAACAGTCAGTTTTTGTCCATTTTCTACTAATATTTCATCGCCTTCACAAAATAAAACTCTCTTCAGAGGACAAGTTTTTATTCCGTAGTTTCTCTCTACCGCACTTGCACTGAATAAAACGGAGACTGTTTTATCTGTTAGGTCATTGATGACACCAAGACCTAGTTCTGGTTCAGCTTCACTGATCCAGCGTTGGCCTAAATTAAAATCTTTCATTTGTTATCTCCAGGTACTTAAAGACCCAGACCATAGAATATTATTCCAATACCTGCAACAATCATTGCCAGAAGAATGTAAAGATTCTTCTTTCCTTGCTTGAGTTCTGACTCAGTCGGTGGATGATTTACTGGACTAACTTTACGTTTTTTGCGAACTTTATTCTTCCCCATAATTCCTCTATATTTATTTAGGATTTAAACATTTCTTTAAAGAAAGTAATAACTCCAGGGCGAGTATTAATTTTCTTCATTTCGCTAGTTAGCTCTTTGATCTCTTGGTCTAGATGAAGCTCTTTTTGATCCACTTCCTCATCCCATTTACGAGATTCTTCTAACTCAACAAAGCCCTGCCGTAGTTTTTGAACCAAATCATTGTTGGACTCAACCTTTTCTCTAGCCTTTTTTACTGCTTCTCTGGCGCTTATTGTTCGAGTCTGTGCTCCAAGTCGATCAAATCCTTCCCAAGGTCTTAGGACCCTATTTTCATTAACTTCTTTGATAGCATCAGATTGATTCTTATTTTTAGAGCGAACATCATTAAGTCTTAACGCCATGAACTCTCCTGTGGGTTAGCCTGATTTCGACTGTACTGCCAAGATGCAGCTTCGGGAGTTCTTCTACTAATCGACTCTTCAATTCTTCTATGAACTTCACTAAGAACTTCAATAATTTCATTTGATGCCGGCTTACCTGGGCAATGCTCTATAAAGCTCTTATTCAAGGCCGTAGCTTCTTCACCTGAAACACCTTCTCTAATTGCTCCGTCAATGCAGCCATCAACATTTTCTCTATACCAACTTAAAATATCTTGGCTTAATTTTCTGTTTAAACTGTATCTTGTTGGAACAAAAATTGATTCGAAATCAAGTCTCATTTCTTGTTTAAATTCCTCTAAAAATTTAGAGAATACTTTAAAGTTTCTAAAGTTATTTATTTTGCACTCTAATGGAGAAATAAGAGCATCACATGCAACTAAAGCATTGGTTGTTAGCTTATTCCAATTTGGTGAGCAGTCCATTATAACTAAGTCGAAGTGTTGCTTTAGTGGATCAATAACTTTCTCTTTAAGCCAAAACTCTCGACGATTTATATTACTTAAGGAGTCATTGAGTGCAACAAGCTCTGGTGTCTCAGGAATAAGGAAAAGATTTTCCAAATCCGTTG
The DNA window shown above is from Halobacteriovorax sp. HLS and carries:
- a CDS encoding serine/threonine protein kinase, translated to MSQKMWGDKETQFFYQLGPDQILDAIDNLGLETTGRTMVMNSMENRVYEIEIYSNSDNISEHSVIAKFYRPGRWSKEQILDEHKFLQELDEEEIPVIAPMSFNGETLFLDENSGLYYCVFPKKGGRAPDEMNIDDLEILGRTLARLHNIGASKKAEHRLEITPQNYGLKNLEYLLDKKVIPPHLEQSYKSLVEKICAISSPLFKKDKFIRLHGDCHIGNIIRRDETALHLIDFDDMVMGPEVQDIWLAIPGIDNEARQDREILLEAYETMRPFAREQLKLIEPLRTLRFIHFSTWISKRWEDPAFKLHFPQFAEHHYWDIQIQDLTNQLRIIEQSLAETPYY
- a CDS encoding GNAT family N-acetyltransferase; the encoded protein is MFKVLKANIGEHLHKIVDFQVAMAMETENLELDKETVTRGVTAVFEDSTKGIYYVALNSNQEIIGSLLTVNEWSDWRCKTVKWIHSVYIIKEMRSQKVFRTMYEYLKDIVVKDEDLAGLRLYVDKSNTKAQSVYHKIGMSNEHYELFEWLK
- a CDS encoding peptidylprolyl isomerase, encoding MKVLIALILAMTTLTTFAAKKRTTVVMETTKGNIEIELFEDSAPISSKNFLSYVDSKFYEGTIFHRVIDNFMIQGGGYDSKLVEKKTMPAIKNEATNRISNSTGTIAMARTSSVNSATSQFFINVNNNTFLDHRSSDPREFGYAVFGKVTKGMSVVNVIKKAAKSPKGAHTDLPAETIMIKKVYVKK
- a CDS encoding 2-hydroxychromene-2-carboxylate isomerase, which codes for MDFYFDFLSPYSYLAFQWLKKNKVLLDGLSIELNFVPVTMAKIIHSHETKGPAEIETKRNYLFRDCLRYSAVNKIDFVAPKSLPFNSLYALRLVLAVNEPGDRFKMIDSLFSASWGSGKDISDEFELKSILEEAGFSTDLLEMTTSKDIRRILKTNVNGAIDRGVFGVPTFFYKDELFWGNDSTKYLELAIAGKDPMDKDKYNNFLNNHPFN
- a CDS encoding sensor histidine kinase, which translates into the protein MVKFIHVQFIRLLISIIFCVEINDAYGYVSNLSEKVSDRRIDLTQHVEKIQTDSNVLFTEVYNSAKKFQVNNKAELKQEYTKSALWVKFTLYNDTDKELKRYLYLDSTLSGKLELFVINDNGTLVHQEQNGNSVSYAFRKVKSLVPAFYLSILPNEKLTYYIKRTSKHRLDTKIFLADEETFKKEDDSKKLFLYFYFGAVLAIALYNLLIWFFTKDIIYLLYFFLCVGISSLVLNLNGALDYFFMPKNFNFSKYVLLSSALAILFTSIFSLNFLKIKHNLPTALRYYKFAFIFILLHISIVFTPFFTKYSNILGITIDLTLALTLLLILVTTLLCLKKKVIMAKFYLGSFIFIFIGAGIWFSMNLGLLPVNIFTKNSLLIGNLLEVIIIALGLAYKIAYIDKINDKVKQESVLHQKFLRLSRVLSHDISNSLFVITGFSRKIKRDPNLVNKIETWEKIDRASQNISNILHNVRAELIENEKSPINLSDVNVYKTIEDSRFIFQDKLSEKSISLENNIDPAFEVYSEPTILLNHIINNLMSNSIKFSYENSKILFSSYETNSTKSIVVSDSGIGISKENINNFLRYKSINTTPGTSGEEGTGNGLRLISNYMGRFGGHIEIESQEKHEKTNSSGTKITLTFPSLS
- a CDS encoding HD-GYP domain-containing protein — its product is MAYTPLRIRTVKPSRELTFDLFIFFKDQYIIYANRGSEIEEEKYGKLKKQKIAKFYIDESDEMNYQKFLDALLNETMNSETATTEEKVNLVEGVCGTAVERMQKDPESETSYKMTENAARSLRQCISDNPEALKEIFGKKVEEEDLLIKHSLNVSALSMKLGQKMNLSEEELDEIAVAGLLHDIGLMQMDQEARDLFKKNRKDLKPDERLLYGAHVKDCMAVLAEKPYVNKKTMNLILNHEEVKSGDGPNKKTQLSQSEYILSLVNIYDKMCITTEMTPKEVIKEILIEELGNFELDLLNKFKGVLTEEGLLDL
- the rapA gene encoding RNA polymerase-associated protein RapA, with product MKDFNLGQRWISEAEPELGLGVINDLTDKTVSVLFSASAVERNYGIKTCPLKRVLFCEGDEILVENGQKLTVDKVQQENGLAFYLCGEQIISELDISDLMTFNKPQDKLFNGLVSPLDHFQLRYDTLIHRNDYSCLNVKGLLGPRVSLIPHQLYVAKEVYNRPIPRVLLADEVGLGKTIEAGMIIHQLLTSKRANRILIMVPDSLVYQWFIELHRKFALSFTVINQETTLEEGTNPFIDNEIMIVSTGLLKGAQTARELLDQAEFDVLVVDEAHHLKWSEQEASIEYQVVEKVAARTPGLLLLTATPEQLGLQGHFSRLKLLDADRFFSYEKFIKEHESFEHFAGIVKKLESGVALDIDDKEMLGDIDIDASLDKDTIISQLLDRHGTGRIYIRNTREKMKEVFDFFPKRILKEDIIELDAKTDNYDVNVFRSKAFWLLEELQRLNGNKALLICKSKAKVLALETFIRENAVNISTAVFHSDLSLMARDRQAAFFADAEGAQILLCTEIGSEGRNFEFASHLVLFDLPSNPDYLEQRIGRLDRIGQKRDIQIHVPLVKDSPEHHLFRWYNEGFSAFSLSAKCGGTLYRKFRERVEALSSETIEELISDTKKEYEIVMKELEDGRDILIEKNSYKEDVALSLRKEIRAIDNSKELREFLDIVFHHLGVDSEDLGEDVLFVRPTDNMLLPHFPGLNKDGQTFTFNRQIALEREEFGFLNWDHPLVQGISDLILSEGLGSVSVAQRKISKGSKGFFECFYVLETVHNQELESSKFFPPTIIRVLLDTKGEDFSEKWPKEMLDSKIETASRENILRVTKFPKDGVLKVISKAGELAKSKSLTIKARFEENMLNQLNEQEERLTYLKKVNPSIRDEEIEWVRMQREELQKILSIAELRLDSFRVIV
- a CDS encoding ParA family protein — translated: MNETYYSLKKVAAMFGGQHLKEDITRLEQSGEIGAQVKFRSGALYRKGFSSNDISKIGEKLGFFKTFNSPTSLCVFTTKGGVLKSTLALNLARTAALHGLKTCVVGLDIQGDVTTALGFDDGLEDSADLNYILEKLNRTKGLSDIFNNSIRLNEAIVPTDLENLFLIPETPELVALNDSLSNINRREFWLKEKVIDPLKQHFDLVIMDCSPNWNKLTTNALVACDALISPLECKINNFRNFKVFSKFLEEFKQEMRLDFESIFVPTRYSLNRKLSQDILSWYRENVDGCIDGAIREGVSGEEATALNKSFIEHCPGKPASNEIIEVLSEVHRRIEESISRRTPEAASWQYSRNQANPQESSWR